A window of Deltaproteobacteria bacterium genomic DNA:
CTTTCCTGCAGCTTGCCCTGACCTGTAAAACTGGATTTTGGAGGTTGAATCTATGGATTCCAGGGAACGAATTCTGATAGCCCTTTCACATCGGGAGCCGGATCGGGTTCCCTACGATCTAGGAGCTCTGGGTCCCAGTGGAATCTCCATACAGGCTTACCGGAATTTACTGAAGTATCTCCATGCGGACGAAAAAGGAGAAGTTGGGGATACCGCCAGCCAGCGGGCGAAATTAAGCGAAAATTTTTTGCAGAGGTTCTGAGTGGACACCCGGTCTTTCCGGGTCCGCCCTAAGGGCTCCTGGTCATTGAAGATGCAGGAAGAGGGAGGTTATTCCTTTTTCTACGATGAGTGGGGTATCGGACGGAAGCTGGCCAAGGACCAGGGGCTGCATTTCTTCATCTTCCATCAACCGTTATCCGAAGTTGAAACCTCCGATCTCCCGCGCTTTCCCTGGCCGGATCCGCTGGATCCCAACCGTCTTGCGGGAGTGGAGAACGAAGTCCTGGCGGTGAGAAAACAGGCCAATCCCGCCTTTGTCCTGGGGAGTCCGTTTTCCTCGGGGCTGCTCCAATTTGGAGCCCAGCTCGAGGGGCACGAACGTTTCTTTACCGATCTCGTCCTCGACCCCCGGCGAACGGAATGGCTTCTGGACAAACTCCTCCAGCTGAAACTCAGCTTTTACCAGAATGTCTTAGACCGCATGGGGGAATGGATCGACAGCGTTGGTGAGATGGATGATTTCGGGCATC
This region includes:
- a CDS encoding uroporphyrinogen decarboxylase family protein, which codes for MDTRSFRVRPKGSWSLKMQEEGGYSFFYDEWGIGRKLAKDQGLHFFIFHQPLSEVETSDLPRFPWPDPLDPNRLAGVENEVLAVRKQANPAFVLGSPFSSGLLQFGAQLEGHERFFTDLVLDPRRTEWLLDKLLQLKLSFYQNVLDRMGEWIDSVGEMDDFGHQHSLWVSVEMFRKLIKPRYAELFSFIKKRYGKKILLHSDGAIHPLIPDIIEMGVEILNPIQVGAKDMGDTRKLKKEFGDSLTFWGGGVDIQHTLPFSTPQEVEDEVKRRIEDLAPGGGFVFAATQAIQPETPPENIMAMWKALQSYGIYRGNSN